AGCTCTCCCGAGTGTCATACAGACCTTGGCATCGGTGACACAGATGCGTACCTCAAAGAGCTTTGGAAATCTGAGATGGACAGCCTTTTCCCAGAAACACAAGCCCCCAAAACCCCACAAACACCGCAGTTCAATGAGGGAACAGCTCTTCCCAGTCCCATTCAGCTGCAGAGGCCCGACTCCACAGTCCGGTTGTCGAACCGCTCATCATTCGAAGtgatcaagtcaaacacCAGTTTTGCTGAGCTTGCTGGTAAAGTGAGGTTGCAAAACTAACCTCCATAGAAGATTTATTACACAACTGTGGAAAAACTCTTGTAGACATTTATTCCTCTGCTATTAGTATCCAATTATAGGCTGTTTGTATACTGTTCCCAATTATATTTGTGTTCTTCCACAAACCTGCTGCAAATTGGTTGGCTTAGAAAGTGCGACTCGAATTATTTACCAGTCTTGTCACTATCCTCATGAGCAAACGGTTTAATTTACCTTACACAACCCAGGACCTTTTCCCGCCAGATCTCAGCATGCCTTCGTTTCTGCAAACACGGCCCGATTCAATTTCAGGTTCATCAATGGTTTCCAGCTTGCCGTTTACACCAGTCCCCAATTCGTATTCCACCTCATCAACATTTGCGAACGGTACTTCCAGCTCTAATTCTACCCAATCCCTCCACAAAATGTTTAAACGGTTCTTCAAGCCCAAGACACTCGACTTTGAGACCGCCATGTGGGAGatcttccaactcatcatAAATCCCCGCAAAATGTATCGATCTCAGTACTACTATAAGCAATATCAGACCAGCGGGAAGAACAACTATGCCCGAGACGACCCATCAtttttgattctcttgaCCTTGTTTCTCAGCATAAGTGCAGTGGCGTGGGGGTTGGCATACTCGCCACATGCACTAGACATTTTGAAACTCATTGTTTACATGGTGGTGATagacttcttcttgacgGGGATTATGATCTCGACCATCAGCTGGTTGGTCtccaacaagatcttcagCAACTCCTGGGGCGTCACCTCACAAAATCGGTACAATGTCAACTACATCGAGTGGAGTTTCTGCTTCGACGTGCACTGCAACTCGTTTCTCATCATCTGGTGTCTCTTGTATTTGGTGCAGTTTATTCTCCTACCAATTatcaccatcaagaagtcgTTCATGTCGCTCTTATTGGCCAACACCCTTTACTTTGTGTCAATCGGCTACTACTTTGTCATAACCTTCTACGGATTTAATTCGTTGCCGTTTGTCAACACTCAGAgcatcaactccaacaaccAAAATGACAGTCCGGTAAGAACTATGCAGTTGATTCTCGTGGTGGGAATCTTGCCAGCATTGGCAGTGACATGGTTCTTGAGCTTGTGTCTAAAGATCAACGTGGCATGCATTATGATCGACTTGTACTTCAACTAGGGTGCTGTTTGTGTATGCTATAACCTATGTACTTACCGTTTGGTCTGAGCAAGTTGGTCCAACTTCTCGCTGGCAGCTTTGATTCTCATGTTGGTTCTGTTACTTAATTCGTAGTCTCCCGTATCACTAATAGTACTTGCTTTCTTCAACCAGCTCTTACTTTCATTCGCAACATCTTGTACGTCAAACTCGGGCTTACTGGTCTTTAACAACCACACAAACATCGTCTTCTCGTACAAGACCGTGGGGCACAAGTAGGGACTGTAGTTCAACcggttgaacttgaagggGGAGTCCA
Above is a window of Yamadazyma tenuis chromosome 1, complete sequence DNA encoding:
- a CDS encoding uncharacterized protein (COG:S; EggNog:ENOG503NU1Y), coding for MYRSQYYYKQYQTSGKNNYARDDPSFLILLTLFLSISAVAWGLAYSPHALDILKLIVYMVVIDFFLTGIMISTISWLVSNKIFSNSWGVTSQNRYNVNYIEWSFCFDVHCNSFLIIWCLLYLVQFILLPIITIKKSFMSLLLANTLYFVSIGYYFVITFYGFNSLPFVNTQSINSNNQNDSPVRTMQLILVVGILPALAVTWFLSLCLKINVACIMIDLYFN